From a single Arachis hypogaea cultivar Tifrunner chromosome 3, arahy.Tifrunner.gnm2.J5K5, whole genome shotgun sequence genomic region:
- the LOC112791666 gene encoding uncharacterized oxidoreductase At4g09670-like: MAKPETVRFAIMGCAHIARKVARAIALAPNATLCAVASRSLQKAQTFAAQNALPDTVALYGSYQELLDDPTVDAVYLPLPTSLHVRWAVAAAARRKHVLLEKPAALDAAELELILEACESNGVQFMDGSMWLHHPRTSHMKQLLSLSHSGSIGNIQFIHSTSTMQTRAGFLESNIRVKAELDGLGALGDLAWYCIGASLWAKGYQLPATVTALPDVTRNAAGVILSITASLHWDQPDQTVATIHCSFLSHTSMDLAICGSNGSLHVRDFIIPYQEHVASFDFTFGAKFVDLHIGWNVKPEEVHVANVLPQEALMVQEFASLVATGPDNKWPQITRKTQLVVDAVNKSLDLGCKPVSL, from the exons ATGGCCAAACCTGAAACGGTGCGTTTCGCCATCATGGGCTGCGCCCACATCGCAAGAAAAGTGGCTCGAGCCATTGCCTTAGCACCCAACGCCACACTTTGTGCCGTTGCCAGCCGTTCCCTCCAAAAGGCCCAAACCTTCGCCGCCCAAAACGCCCTCCCCGACACCGTCGCCCTTTATGGCAGTTACCAAGAGCTGCTTGACGATCCAACTGTGGACGCAGTGTACCTGCCCCTCCCAACTTCTCTGCACGTGCGGTGGGCGGTGGCGGCCGCCGCCCGGAGGAAGCACGTGCTGTTGGAGAAGCCGGCTGCGCTAGATGCGGCGGAGCTAGAGCTGATCTTGGAGGCGTGCGAGTCGAATGGCGTGCAGTTCATGGACGGGAGCATGTGGCTGCATCACCCTAGGACCTCTCATATGAAGCAACTTTTGTCCCTTTCGCATTCTGGAAGCATTGGAAACATTCAATTT ATTCACAGCACATCAACAATGCAAACAAGAGCTGGATTCCTGGAGAGCAACATCAGAGTGAAGGCAGAGTTGGATGGGCTTGGTGCGTTGGGTGACCTGGCATGGTACTGCATTGGTGCTTCCTTGTGGGCAAAGGGATACCAATTGCCAGCCACCGTCACCGCTCTTCCCGATGTCACAAGAAACGCCGCCGGAGTCATCTTGTCCATCACCGCCTCTTTGCATTGGGACCAACCAGACCAAACCGTCGCAACCATCCACTGTTCCTTTCTCTCTCACACTTCCATGGACCTTGCCATATGTGGTTCCAACGGCTCCCTGCATGTTAGGGATTTCATAATCCCATACCAGGAACACGTTGCTTCCTTTGACTTCACATTTGGTGCCAAGTTTGTTGATCTTCACATTGGGTGGAATGTGAAGCCAGAGGAAGTTCATGTAGCCAATGTGCTCCCTCAAGAAGCACTTATGGTGCAAGAGTTTGCTAGCCTTGTCGCCACTGGCCCCGATAACAAGTGGCCTCAGATTACTAGAAAGACTCAGCTCGTCGTTGATGCGGTCAACAAGTCGTTAGACCTCGGCTGCAAACCCGTTTCCTTGTAG
- the LOC112791665 gene encoding protein GAMETE EXPRESSED 1 isoform X2, with the protein MSQRIHLLVIILLCFLLRGISRGSSSEFSVEGFNDRKGLKLVENARKKMVGTNTCWQRAYQHLLAGCSEILTTEDKRSRLAWHLSDCFQRDSGRPSFPHCDEKSSMTVCLRALDDIAHKVYLEFYLETNTICHQLQAYAFKHETERLVTELKSSAQYVEDKLDSIDEKSEHLLQGSKHIVDSMNSIDIHTQQVAQTAKNLQDHIGIVLRHSESVYEQTKKIEASQLQLKDGQEDMKRSLEDGVALLKESYGYLGQEIGKLRDEAIVIEHEVTKVGDAMALKMSNLQSKAEDIGNMAGVSLEKQQQLLHGQSTALEGLNSLSEFQSKALEESRKTLQYFAEYGHRQHEELLQKQEQIQGLHDRLMENSKSILSAQESFESKQATMFIALDKLFALQNAMLVESRVIKAFFIYSISIFVIYMLTSTKQTYNVRPWLYIGLCATFFIEVTIIRYTNDNMEQQTWIINTTRLLFMIAASVHLLYAICTYRDYEMLNHQMLLSLMNKLNNMQAQKGLPWDMHTDYVEWTEWVDADLPDDVNCLDDSDYVLPEEVAENSITSSTKTKSYNLRPRNQSR; encoded by the exons ATGAGTCAGAGGATTCATCTACTTGTTATCATTCTACTTTGCTTCTTATTAAG AGGCATCTCTAGAGGCTCTAGTTCTGAATTCTCCGTTGAAGGCTTCAACGACCGGAAGGGATTGAAGTTGGTGGAGAATGCTAGGAAGAAAATGGTTGGCACAAACACTTGTTGGCAAAGAGCTTATCAGCACCTTTTGGCAGGATGTTCCGAGATTCTAACTACCGAGGATAAGCGGTCTAGACTTGCTTGGCATCTCAGTGATTGCTTTCAAAGAGACTCTGGCAGGCCTTCTTTTCCGCATTGCGATGAGAAATCCTCCATGACCGTATGCCTAAGAGCCTTAGATGACATTGCTCATAAGGTCTACCTTGAATTCTACCTTGAAACCAACACTATTTGTCATCAGTTACA GGCATATGCATTCAAACATGAAACAGAGAGGCTTGTGACTGAACTAAAAAGTTCAGCTCAATATGTGGAGGACAAATTAGATAGCATTGATGAGAAATCAGAACATCTATTGCAAGGATCTAAGCATATCGTGGATTCCATGAACTCCATAGATATTCACACCCAACAAGTTGCTCAAACTGCTAAGAACTTGCAAGATCATATAGGCATTGTGTTAAGGCATTCGGAGAGTGTATACGAGCAGACTAAGAAGATTGAAGCCTCCCAATTGCAATTGAAAGATGGACAAGAGGATATGAAGAGGAGTTTGGAGGATGGAGTAGCATTGCTCAAAGAATCTTACGGTTATTTGGGTCAAGAAATAGGCAAGTTAAGAGATGAAGCTATTGTGATTGAGCATGAGGTAACTAAAGTTGGAGATGCAATGGCATTAAAGATGAGTAACTTACAAAGCAAAGCTGAGGACATTGGAAACATGGCTGGGGTTTCTTTAGAAAAGCAACAACAACTTCTACATGGGCAATCTACAGCACTTGAAGGCTTGAATTCTTTATCTGAATTTCAATCCAAAGCACTAGAGGAGAGCAG GAAAACCTTGCAGTATTTTGCTGAATATGGGCATAGACAGCATGAGGAGCTGCTTCAGAAACAAGAACAGATACAAGGACTTCATGATCGTTTGAtggaaaattcaaaatcaatattGTCTGCTCAG gAATCTTTTGAGTCAAAACAAGCTACCATGTTTATTGCTCTAGACAAGCTTTTTGCTTTGCAAAATGCTATGCTGGTTGAATCACGAGTGATTAAAGCTTTCTTCATTTATTCCATATCAATCTTTGTGATCTATATGTTGACTAGTACAAAGCAAACATACAATGTCAGGCCATGGCTATATATTG GGCTTTGTGCTACTTTCTTTATCGAAGTAACCATTATTCGTTACACCAATGATAACATGGAGCAACAAACATGGATAATAAACACAACCCGGTTATTGTTCATGATAGCTGCCTCGGTCCATCTTCTATACGCCATTTGCACATACAG GGACTATGAAATGTTGAACCATCAAATGCTACTCAGTCTCATGAACAAGCTTAACAACATGCAAGCACAAAAGGGGTTGCCATGGGACATGCATACTGATTATGTTGAATGGACAGAGTGGGTAGATGCTGATTTACCCGATGACGTCAATTGCCTTGATGATTCTGACTATGTACTTCCAGAAGAAGTTGCAGAGAATTCGATCACATCGTCGACAAAGACAAAAAGTTATAATCTACGCCCACGCAACCAGTCACGTTGA
- the LOC112791665 gene encoding protein GAMETE EXPRESSED 1 isoform X1, whose protein sequence is MSQRIHLLVIILLCFLLRCESWGWFSSANKGTHSKEGPYDNNRGISRGSSSEFSVEGFNDRKGLKLVENARKKMVGTNTCWQRAYQHLLAGCSEILTTEDKRSRLAWHLSDCFQRDSGRPSFPHCDEKSSMTVCLRALDDIAHKVYLEFYLETNTICHQLQAYAFKHETERLVTELKSSAQYVEDKLDSIDEKSEHLLQGSKHIVDSMNSIDIHTQQVAQTAKNLQDHIGIVLRHSESVYEQTKKIEASQLQLKDGQEDMKRSLEDGVALLKESYGYLGQEIGKLRDEAIVIEHEVTKVGDAMALKMSNLQSKAEDIGNMAGVSLEKQQQLLHGQSTALEGLNSLSEFQSKALEESRKTLQYFAEYGHRQHEELLQKQEQIQGLHDRLMENSKSILSAQESFESKQATMFIALDKLFALQNAMLVESRVIKAFFIYSISIFVIYMLTSTKQTYNVRPWLYIGLCATFFIEVTIIRYTNDNMEQQTWIINTTRLLFMIAASVHLLYAICTYRDYEMLNHQMLLSLMNKLNNMQAQKGLPWDMHTDYVEWTEWVDADLPDDVNCLDDSDYVLPEEVAENSITSSTKTKSYNLRPRNQSR, encoded by the exons ATGAGTCAGAGGATTCATCTACTTGTTATCATTCTACTTTGCTTCTTATTAAGGTGCGAGTCATGGGGTTGGTTTTCATCAGCTAATAAAGGTACTCACTCTAAAGAGGGACCTTATGACAATAACAGAGGCATCTCTAGAGGCTCTAGTTCTGAATTCTCCGTTGAAGGCTTCAACGACCGGAAGGGATTGAAGTTGGTGGAGAATGCTAGGAAGAAAATGGTTGGCACAAACACTTGTTGGCAAAGAGCTTATCAGCACCTTTTGGCAGGATGTTCCGAGATTCTAACTACCGAGGATAAGCGGTCTAGACTTGCTTGGCATCTCAGTGATTGCTTTCAAAGAGACTCTGGCAGGCCTTCTTTTCCGCATTGCGATGAGAAATCCTCCATGACCGTATGCCTAAGAGCCTTAGATGACATTGCTCATAAGGTCTACCTTGAATTCTACCTTGAAACCAACACTATTTGTCATCAGTTACA GGCATATGCATTCAAACATGAAACAGAGAGGCTTGTGACTGAACTAAAAAGTTCAGCTCAATATGTGGAGGACAAATTAGATAGCATTGATGAGAAATCAGAACATCTATTGCAAGGATCTAAGCATATCGTGGATTCCATGAACTCCATAGATATTCACACCCAACAAGTTGCTCAAACTGCTAAGAACTTGCAAGATCATATAGGCATTGTGTTAAGGCATTCGGAGAGTGTATACGAGCAGACTAAGAAGATTGAAGCCTCCCAATTGCAATTGAAAGATGGACAAGAGGATATGAAGAGGAGTTTGGAGGATGGAGTAGCATTGCTCAAAGAATCTTACGGTTATTTGGGTCAAGAAATAGGCAAGTTAAGAGATGAAGCTATTGTGATTGAGCATGAGGTAACTAAAGTTGGAGATGCAATGGCATTAAAGATGAGTAACTTACAAAGCAAAGCTGAGGACATTGGAAACATGGCTGGGGTTTCTTTAGAAAAGCAACAACAACTTCTACATGGGCAATCTACAGCACTTGAAGGCTTGAATTCTTTATCTGAATTTCAATCCAAAGCACTAGAGGAGAGCAG GAAAACCTTGCAGTATTTTGCTGAATATGGGCATAGACAGCATGAGGAGCTGCTTCAGAAACAAGAACAGATACAAGGACTTCATGATCGTTTGAtggaaaattcaaaatcaatattGTCTGCTCAG gAATCTTTTGAGTCAAAACAAGCTACCATGTTTATTGCTCTAGACAAGCTTTTTGCTTTGCAAAATGCTATGCTGGTTGAATCACGAGTGATTAAAGCTTTCTTCATTTATTCCATATCAATCTTTGTGATCTATATGTTGACTAGTACAAAGCAAACATACAATGTCAGGCCATGGCTATATATTG GGCTTTGTGCTACTTTCTTTATCGAAGTAACCATTATTCGTTACACCAATGATAACATGGAGCAACAAACATGGATAATAAACACAACCCGGTTATTGTTCATGATAGCTGCCTCGGTCCATCTTCTATACGCCATTTGCACATACAG GGACTATGAAATGTTGAACCATCAAATGCTACTCAGTCTCATGAACAAGCTTAACAACATGCAAGCACAAAAGGGGTTGCCATGGGACATGCATACTGATTATGTTGAATGGACAGAGTGGGTAGATGCTGATTTACCCGATGACGTCAATTGCCTTGATGATTCTGACTATGTACTTCCAGAAGAAGTTGCAGAGAATTCGATCACATCGTCGACAAAGACAAAAAGTTATAATCTACGCCCACGCAACCAGTCACGTTGA
- the LOC112791663 gene encoding zinc finger protein 4 has product MKPRFDLELEASAAEYESEVSSQVASNISSLQETSAGPSTDTLTNSYKLANPMEFDALSLDLTLSFGNNETGEKAGDSIGLSFSSTSESSNEPTFQTGTVPRVFSCNYCQRKFFSSQALGGHQNAHKRERTLAKRAMRMGLFSERYASLASLPLHGSFRSLGIKAHSSVHQQAFAPSIRPPEIKTNARFDQGYVGLPIFLEDDESELLWPGSFRQVTSEGGDSNQAFVLAGSSNLSFTEVNPPVEIDNSTPELTLKL; this is encoded by the coding sequence ATGAAACCAAGATTTGATCTGGAATTGGAGGCCTCAGCAGCAGAATATGAATCTGAAGTTAGCAGCCAGGTTGCTTCCAACATATCCTCTCTTCAAGAAACCTCTGCAGGCCCTTCAACTGACACCTTAACCAACTCTTACAAACTCGCGAATCCAATGGAGTTCGATGCTCTGTCGCTTGATTTAACTCTCAGCTTTGGCAACAATGAAACAGGGGAAAAAGCAGGGGATTCAATAGGACTCTCATTCTCTAGCACTAGTGAAAGCAGCAATGAACCAACTTTCCAAACTGGCACTGTACCAAGAGTCTTCTCTTGCAATTACTGCCAGCGCAAATTTTTCAGCTCGCAGGCTCTTGGAGGCCACCAGAACGCGCACAAGAGGGAGCGAACGCTGGCAAAGCGCGCCATGCGAATGGGGCTATTCTCTGAGAGGTATGCTAGTTTAGCATCTCTGCCTCTTCATGGTTCTTTCAGATCCTTGGGGATTAAGGCACACTCTTCAGTTCATCAGCAAGCATTTGCACCATCAATTAGGCCTCCTGAGATAAAAACAAATGCAAGATTCGACCAAGGTTATGTCGGCCTTCCAATATTCTTGGAGGATGATGAGTCAGAACTGCTCTGGCCTGGTAGTTTCCGGCAGGTTACTAGCGAAGGAGGCGATAGCAATCAGGCATTCGTGCTGGCCGGGAGTTCGAATTTGAGTTTTACTGAGGTGAATCCACCAGTTGAGATAGATAACTCTACACCTGAATTAACATTGAAGCTTTAA